The Pseudobacteroides sp. genome window below encodes:
- a CDS encoding potassium/proton antiporter, with the protein MDSLNVIIIIIATLMVFCVFATKFLTRFGVPILILFIGVGMMLGSEGIFGVYFDNPLLTREIGNIALCFIIFSGGLDLRWRVAKQLLGSGVLLSTVGVFLTAVLVGLFSHVFTGMSLLEGLLLGAIVSSTDAASVFAILRARKMETKGNVSPLLEFESGSNDPMAYMLTIMIIGLINNPQDGIYAYIASFLQQFGIGIFLGITIGFATVQLLNRIHHNIESMYLVLGISLMLFAYSISSLAGGNSFLTVYIAGIIIGNSSFVRKTRVIRFFDGQSWLAQIILFVTLGLQVFPSRLLSVSSNALIISIVLIFVIRPLVVIPLLSIFKMPFKQQLFISFVGFRGAASIVFATYALTAGIPIAQDIFDMVFFIALTSLLIQGTALRPIAKFLGVLEDNSDNFAMYNIHHYVDEISDIPLLGVYVSNNSPAVGKSINELDLPEEIRIIAIRQNEGYATPKGATIIKSGDRMLISSIRENSVKRLCEKFKFEIS; encoded by the coding sequence ATGGATTCATTAAACGTAATAATTATAATAATTGCAACTTTAATGGTATTTTGTGTGTTTGCAACCAAGTTTCTTACAAGATTCGGTGTTCCAATACTTATTTTATTTATTGGAGTAGGTATGATGCTTGGGTCTGAAGGAATTTTCGGAGTATATTTTGATAATCCTCTACTTACCAGGGAAATTGGTAACATTGCTTTGTGTTTTATAATATTTTCAGGAGGACTGGATTTACGTTGGAGAGTAGCAAAGCAATTGTTAGGAAGCGGCGTACTTCTCTCAACGGTCGGCGTATTTCTAACGGCAGTTTTGGTAGGACTTTTTTCGCATGTATTCACAGGGATGTCATTACTGGAAGGCCTTTTACTTGGGGCTATTGTATCTTCAACTGATGCTGCATCGGTCTTTGCAATCCTTCGTGCCAGAAAAATGGAAACCAAAGGAAATGTTTCACCTCTTTTAGAGTTTGAAAGTGGATCAAACGATCCTATGGCATATATGTTGACCATTATGATTATCGGGTTAATTAATAACCCGCAAGACGGTATATATGCTTATATAGCAAGCTTTTTACAACAGTTTGGTATAGGTATTTTTTTGGGCATTACAATCGGTTTTGCAACTGTCCAGCTATTAAACCGAATACATCATAACATTGAAAGCATGTACCTTGTTTTAGGGATTTCATTGATGTTATTTGCTTATTCAATCTCTTCACTTGCAGGCGGTAATAGTTTTCTAACTGTTTACATAGCTGGCATCATAATTGGAAACTCAAGCTTCGTAAGAAAAACTCGTGTTATTCGTTTTTTCGATGGGCAATCATGGCTGGCACAAATTATACTGTTTGTAACTTTGGGCCTGCAAGTATTTCCCAGCAGACTATTGTCTGTATCAAGCAACGCACTAATAATTTCAATTGTTCTTATATTTGTCATAAGACCGTTGGTTGTTATACCTCTATTATCTATATTTAAGATGCCCTTTAAACAACAATTGTTTATCTCGTTCGTAGGTTTTAGAGGAGCAGCTTCAATAGTTTTCGCTACTTACGCATTGACAGCTGGAATACCTATCGCACAAGATATTTTTGACATGGTATTTTTTATAGCCCTAACATCTTTATTAATACAAGGAACTGCTTTAAGACCAATAGCTAAGTTCCTTGGGGTATTAGAAGATAATAGCGACAATTTCGCAATGTACAATATACATCATTATGTAGATGAAATCTCCGATATACCGCTGCTTGGGGTTTATGTATCAAACAATTCTCCTGCAGTTGGGAAAAGCATTAACGAGCTGGATTTACCTGAAGAAATAAGAATTATTGCCATCAGGCAAAACGAAGGATATGCTACACCAAAAGGTGCTACCATTATCAAATCAGGTGATAGAATGCTGATATCATCAATTAGAGAAAACAGTGTAAAAAGACTTTGTGAAAAATTTAAGTTTGAGATATCGTAA
- the pflB gene encoding formate C-acetyltransferase: protein MNSKYKEGKWCKEIDVRDFIQKNYTPYDGDESFLAKPTDSTLKLWSKVKELMKVERERGGIIDIDTKTISTIVSHDPGYIDRKLEKIVGLQSDEPLKRTIMPFGGIRMVRTSLKAYDRPMDPNVENVFKYRKTHNDGVFDAFTDEMKKARHTGIITGLPDSYGRGRIIGDYRRVALYGVDYLIEKKKEAKTNYVFDIMNSPIIRQREEISEQIRALEELKLMAASYGYDIGKPAQNTLEAVQWLYFGYLAAVKEQNGAAMSLGRASTFLDIYSQKDLEEGRYTEEQIQEIVDHFVMKLRMVRFLRTPAYDDLFSGDPTWVTEAFAGMGLDGRHMVTKMSYRLLHTLINLGPAPEPNMTVLWSSKLPQNFKNYCAKLSIETSSIQYENDDLMREKFGDDYGIACCVSAMKLGKQMQFFGARANLAKSLLYAINGGKDEITGEQVGPLIAPITSEYLDYDEVMQRFNITMDWLSKLYINTLNIIHYMHDKYCYERIQMALHDEEILRTSACGLAGLSVVVDSLSAIKHAKVRVIRNEQGLITDYEIEGDYPKFGNNNPVVDDIAVDLVKSFMHKLSKHKTYRDSKPTMSILTITSNVVYGKKTGSTPDGRKLGEPFAPGANPMHNRDTKGCIASMASVSKIPYDYSEDGISYTFSIVPNALGKTDEDKLNNLVSLMDGYFDESGHHINVNVLNKEVLVDAMEHPEEYPQLTIRVSGYAVNFIKLTREQQIDVINRTFHERF from the coding sequence ATGAACTCAAAATATAAAGAAGGTAAATGGTGCAAAGAGATTGACGTTAGAGACTTTATTCAAAAAAATTACACACCCTATGATGGGGATGAAAGTTTTTTAGCGAAACCAACTGATTCTACATTAAAACTTTGGTCAAAAGTAAAGGAATTGATGAAGGTTGAAAGGGAAAGAGGAGGAATTATAGATATCGATACAAAGACTATATCTACCATAGTTTCCCATGACCCAGGTTATATTGATAGGAAGCTTGAAAAAATTGTCGGTTTGCAATCTGATGAACCTCTTAAACGGACAATCATGCCGTTTGGAGGAATCAGAATGGTACGTACATCCCTTAAAGCTTATGATAGGCCAATGGATCCAAATGTTGAAAATGTATTTAAATATAGGAAAACACACAATGATGGAGTATTTGACGCATTTACAGATGAAATGAAAAAGGCACGTCATACAGGTATTATTACAGGGTTGCCTGACTCATATGGAAGGGGAAGGATTATCGGTGACTATAGAAGGGTTGCCCTTTACGGAGTTGATTATTTAATAGAAAAGAAAAAGGAAGCAAAAACAAATTATGTTTTTGATATAATGAACTCACCTATAATAAGACAAAGGGAAGAAATAAGCGAACAGATAAGAGCATTGGAAGAACTTAAATTAATGGCTGCAAGCTATGGCTATGATATTGGCAAACCTGCACAAAATACACTGGAAGCAGTGCAATGGCTTTATTTTGGGTATTTGGCAGCTGTGAAAGAGCAGAATGGTGCTGCAATGAGTTTGGGAAGAGCATCTACTTTCCTCGACATATATTCACAAAAAGATTTGGAAGAAGGTAGGTATACAGAGGAGCAAATACAGGAAATTGTTGACCATTTTGTAATGAAGCTTAGAATGGTGAGATTTTTACGTACTCCGGCTTATGATGACCTCTTCTCAGGAGATCCTACATGGGTTACTGAAGCTTTTGCTGGCATGGGGCTGGATGGAAGGCATATGGTAACAAAAATGTCCTATAGACTTTTACATACTCTGATAAACTTAGGCCCGGCACCTGAACCTAATATGACAGTGCTATGGTCAAGCAAGCTTCCACAGAACTTTAAAAACTACTGTGCCAAGTTATCAATAGAAACTTCTTCGATCCAATATGAGAACGATGATTTGATGAGGGAAAAGTTTGGTGATGACTATGGGATTGCCTGCTGTGTTTCTGCCATGAAGCTGGGTAAGCAAATGCAATTTTTCGGTGCAAGGGCAAATCTTGCAAAATCTTTACTGTATGCAATAAATGGCGGAAAGGATGAAATAACAGGGGAACAGGTAGGTCCGCTTATTGCTCCCATAACATCCGAGTACCTTGACTATGATGAGGTAATGCAGCGATTTAACATAACAATGGACTGGCTTTCTAAGCTTTATATCAATACACTCAATATTATACACTACATGCATGATAAGTATTGTTATGAACGAATTCAAATGGCATTGCATGACGAGGAAATACTAAGAACATCAGCATGCGGACTTGCCGGACTATCTGTTGTGGTTGATTCTCTCTCAGCTATAAAACATGCAAAGGTGAGAGTCATAAGAAATGAACAAGGATTGATAACTGATTATGAAATTGAAGGGGATTATCCCAAATTTGGTAATAACAATCCGGTAGTAGATGATATTGCAGTTGATCTTGTAAAGAGTTTTATGCATAAGCTCAGCAAGCATAAAACATATAGGGATAGTAAACCCACTATGTCAATTCTTACAATTACATCAAATGTTGTTTACGGCAAAAAGACTGGAAGCACTCCTGATGGAAGAAAACTCGGCGAACCGTTTGCACCTGGGGCAAACCCAATGCATAACAGAGATACAAAGGGGTGTATAGCTTCTATGGCATCTGTATCCAAAATCCCTTATGACTATAGTGAAGACGGTATATCCTATACGTTTTCCATAGTGCCAAATGCACTGGGAAAGACCGATGAAGATAAACTAAACAATTTGGTTTCATTGATGGATGGATACTTTGATGAGAGCGGCCATCACATTAATGTAAATGTGCTCAATAAGGAAGTGCTGGTTGATGCAATGGAACATCCGGAGGAGTACCCGCAGCTTACAATCAGGGTTTCGGGATATGCGGTCAATTTTATAAAGCTGACGAGAGAGCAGCAGATAGATGTTATAAACAGAACATTTCATGAAAGGTTTTAA
- a CDS encoding SIMPL domain-containing protein gives MSYIPGLRAQTPQTIYSIYFKGFHTCNGYFQCKMKVDGNGSIKVKPDTAIILLGVTTEDMQLKSAQEQNSIKVNEIINSLVKLGVSSDNMETQSYTINPQYDFIEGKQVFRGYNVTHILKITVKDMDKIGEVIDKAVSSGANTVNDINFIVSEPSIYYQQALTAAIDDALIKAKTIARRLNVIVSQVPIRIMEESYQCNIQPQPFVLHTSADTTTPIQTGQAEITARIEAIFTYI, from the coding sequence ATGTCATACATACCCGGATTAAGGGCACAAACCCCTCAGACTATCTATAGTATCTATTTTAAAGGATTTCATACGTGTAATGGTTATTTCCAATGCAAGATGAAGGTAGACGGGAATGGAAGCATTAAGGTAAAGCCAGATACAGCAATTATTCTACTGGGGGTTACGACAGAGGATATGCAATTGAAATCAGCCCAGGAACAAAACTCAATAAAGGTCAACGAAATTATTAATAGCCTTGTGAAGTTAGGGGTATCATCTGATAATATGGAAACCCAGTCTTATACTATTAACCCGCAATATGATTTTATTGAGGGGAAACAAGTATTCAGGGGCTATAATGTCACGCATATATTAAAAATTACTGTAAAGGATATGGATAAGATTGGAGAAGTTATTGATAAAGCTGTTTCAAGTGGAGCTAACACGGTGAATGATATTAATTTTATTGTGTCAGAGCCATCAATATATTACCAACAAGCACTCACAGCTGCAATTGATGATGCATTAATTAAAGCAAAAACTATAGCAAGGCGGCTAAATGTCATAGTTTCCCAAGTGCCTATTCGCATTATGGAAGAAAGTTATCAATGCAATATTCAGCCACAACCATTTGTATTACACACATCTGCTGATACTACTACACCTATTCAAACAGGCCAGGCAGAAATAACTGCACGAATAGAAGCAATTTTTACTTATATTTGA
- the pflA gene encoding pyruvate formate-lyase-activating protein — MTGNIHSIETCGTLDGPGIRYVIFMQGCPLRCKYCHNPDTWAFNGGKQFTPNEVVEDILKYRSFIKRGGVTFSGGEPLLQAEFVLEVLKQCKKYGIHTAIDTSGCVPLSVCAGTLDYVDLVLLDIKHIDTNVCKILTGMGNENTIRMLEYLEEKKKDVWIRHVIVPGFTEDYKALENMAEFLSHYTVISKIELLPFHKMGEYKWKSLGFDYELLHTSEPTKESIIKVKDIFKKYKFNVI, encoded by the coding sequence ATGACAGGTAATATACACTCAATAGAAACATGTGGAACTTTAGACGGGCCGGGGATTAGATATGTTATTTTCATGCAAGGGTGTCCGTTAAGATGCAAATACTGTCATAATCCTGATACCTGGGCTTTTAACGGCGGCAAGCAGTTTACTCCCAATGAAGTAGTAGAGGATATTTTAAAATATAGGTCATTTATCAAACGCGGCGGGGTCACCTTTTCCGGAGGTGAGCCTCTCCTGCAAGCTGAATTTGTTTTGGAAGTTTTAAAGCAATGTAAGAAATACGGGATCCATACAGCTATTGATACTTCAGGCTGCGTTCCATTGTCAGTGTGTGCAGGCACATTGGATTATGTTGATCTTGTACTGCTGGACATAAAGCATATAGACACTAATGTGTGTAAAATACTTACAGGTATGGGCAATGAAAATACAATAAGAATGTTGGAATATCTTGAGGAAAAGAAAAAGGATGTGTGGATAAGACATGTTATCGTTCCAGGCTTTACAGAGGATTATAAAGCATTGGAAAATATGGCTGAGTTCCTGTCTCATTACACTGTTATTAGTAAAATTGAATTGCTGCCTTTTCACAAAATGGGTGAGTACAAGTGGAAGAGCCTTGGTTTTGATTATGAACTGCTTCATACAAGTGAACCCACCAAGGAGTCCATTATTAAAGTAAAGGATATTTTTAAAAAATATAAATTTAATGTAATCTAG
- a CDS encoding DUF2935 domain-containing protein translates to MLSREEYIRLSLELNLFFARIAKEHSIFLETSFTGRDARFAEQADNFKVHFEGLLAETIVLSNGVISPEVVASGELVTPLTLSAEQVSAFYTGVQINSNITQAEASIVGNPGMIGNPLLEQRIFNLNQKAISLASALAQFKSTVLNNVISCRMFTTNYPLLLDHIIREAQFYLKMLTKLQRREAILTEQELLEQEVFWNRIMAEHSMFIRGLLDPSEVELIRTANNFGNEFSELTREAVAALDQTMALTNVTDESLKATTKLRDFKTVGTKGLIDCSIKAIAYPLLGDHVLREANHYLRILKMFQR, encoded by the coding sequence ATGCTGTCAAGGGAGGAATATATACGATTATCATTGGAGCTTAACTTATTCTTTGCAAGAATTGCAAAAGAACACTCAATATTTTTGGAGACTAGTTTTACTGGAAGAGATGCAAGATTTGCAGAGCAAGCTGATAACTTTAAAGTGCATTTTGAAGGGCTGTTAGCTGAAACCATTGTGCTATCTAATGGTGTTATAAGCCCGGAAGTAGTAGCGTCAGGAGAATTAGTGACTCCATTAACCTTGAGTGCGGAACAGGTATCCGCTTTCTATACAGGGGTTCAGATTAACTCAAATATAACGCAAGCAGAAGCAAGCATAGTCGGTAACCCTGGCATGATAGGGAATCCATTGCTTGAGCAGAGGATTTTTAATCTGAATCAAAAAGCTATTTCATTAGCATCGGCTTTGGCACAGTTCAAATCAACTGTTTTAAACAATGTTATTTCTTGTAGAATGTTTACAACAAACTACCCATTGCTCCTTGATCACATTATTAGGGAAGCACAGTTTTATTTAAAGATGCTTACAAAGCTGCAAAGAAGGGAAGCGATACTTACAGAGCAAGAATTGCTTGAGCAGGAAGTTTTCTGGAATAGGATAATGGCAGAACATTCAATGTTTATCAGAGGCCTTCTTGATCCTTCTGAAGTAGAGCTTATCAGAACAGCAAACAACTTTGGAAATGAATTTTCTGAGTTGACAAGAGAAGCTGTAGCAGCGTTAGATCAAACAATGGCATTGACAAATGTAACTGATGAAAGCTTAAAAGCAACAACAAAGCTGCGGGATTTTAAAACTGTCGGTACCAAAGGTCTTATTGATTGCAGCATAAAGGCAATAGCTTATCCGCTGCTCGGTGATCATGTTTTGCGTGAAGCTAATCACTATCTTAGAATTTTAAAAATGTTTCAAAGGTAA
- a CDS encoding formate/nitrite transporter family protein: protein MSNFLSPDQITKHTEQVGIKKTSTGIFNSFMLAFMGGMFIALASVGSIIATCTIQNYSIAALISGIVFATGLMMVVIAGGALFTGNVLIIISVLQKKVSIISMAVNLGVSFIGNLVGALFTVVIIHFSGALEGANGAVLAKLITKAAHKVEYPFSKAFLLGVLCNILVCLAVWMMSSAKDTSGKVLACFFPITLFILSGYEHIVANMYYIPAGILASMNADYVKMSGVSGGIVSHITLGGLVDNFIPVLLGNFFGGIIIGVAYSTIYTVNNIKLPGIRKSN from the coding sequence ATGTCAAACTTTTTAAGTCCTGATCAAATAACAAAACACACTGAGCAGGTTGGAATAAAAAAAACCAGTACAGGTATTTTTAACAGCTTTATGCTTGCTTTTATGGGTGGAATGTTCATCGCTTTGGCATCAGTGGGAAGTATAATTGCAACATGTACAATACAAAATTACAGTATAGCTGCCTTAATATCAGGTATAGTATTTGCAACCGGTCTAATGATGGTGGTTATTGCAGGCGGGGCATTATTTACAGGTAATGTACTTATTATTATTTCAGTCCTGCAGAAAAAAGTTTCCATCATTAGTATGGCTGTTAATTTGGGGGTATCATTTATTGGTAACCTTGTAGGGGCATTATTTACAGTTGTAATTATTCATTTTTCAGGAGCGTTGGAGGGTGCTAACGGTGCCGTACTGGCAAAGCTAATTACCAAAGCTGCTCACAAAGTAGAGTACCCATTTTCCAAAGCCTTTCTACTTGGAGTTTTGTGCAATATACTTGTTTGTCTTGCGGTGTGGATGATGTCCTCAGCTAAAGATACGAGCGGAAAAGTCTTAGCATGCTTTTTCCCGATTACATTGTTCATTCTAAGCGGCTATGAGCATATTGTTGCAAACATGTACTATATTCCGGCAGGTATTCTGGCTAGTATGAATGCAGACTATGTCAAAATGTCCGGAGTATCTGGTGGTATTGTCTCCCATATAACACTTGGCGGATTGGTAGATAATTTTATACCTGTCCTTCTTGGAAACTTTTTTGGAGGAATAATTATTGGTGTAGCCTATAGTACTATCTATACCGTAAACAACATAAAATTACCCGGTATCAGGAAGAGTAACTAA